From a single Bacillus pseudomycoides DSM 12442 genomic region:
- the secY gene encoding preprotein translocase subunit SecY — protein MFRTISNFMRVAEIRRKILFTLAMLIVFRIGTFIPVPFTNGDVLKAQDQLNALGILNTFGGGALKNFSIFAMGIMPYITASIIVQLLQMDVVPKFSEWSKQGEMGRRKLTQFTRYFTIVLAFIQGFGMSIGFNGMVGGQLILNPGWSTYLYIATVLTAGTAFLMWLGEQITAKGVGNGISILIFGGIAAAIPSVISQVYQQQFQNAGDQLFMSIVKVVLILLAVLAVVVGVIFIQQAVRKIPIQYAKRVTGGNGNHAGAQNTHLPLKVNSAGVIPVIFAVSFLITPPTIAQFFPKHDVSQWIIANFNYSHPVGMIIYVALIVAFAYFYAFVQVNPEQMSENLNKQGGYVPGIRPGKNTEQYLTKILYRLTFVGSIFLAAIAILPVIFTKLGNLPPSAQIGGTSMLIVVGVALETMKQLESQLVKRHYKGFIKQ, from the coding sequence ATGTTTCGTACAATCTCCAACTTTATGCGCGTTGCTGAGATAAGACGTAAAATATTATTCACTTTAGCGATGCTAATCGTATTCAGGATTGGCACGTTTATCCCAGTGCCATTTACAAATGGAGACGTACTGAAAGCACAAGATCAGTTAAATGCTTTAGGCATCCTAAATACATTTGGCGGTGGCGCGTTGAAAAACTTCTCCATCTTTGCGATGGGAATCATGCCGTATATTACAGCATCCATCATCGTGCAATTATTGCAGATGGATGTTGTTCCTAAATTTTCGGAATGGTCGAAGCAAGGCGAAATGGGCCGTCGTAAACTAACGCAATTCACGCGTTATTTTACAATTGTTCTTGCGTTTATTCAGGGGTTTGGTATGTCAATCGGTTTTAACGGTATGGTAGGTGGACAGTTAATTTTGAATCCAGGTTGGAGCACTTATTTATACATTGCTACGGTACTGACTGCTGGTACTGCATTTTTAATGTGGTTAGGTGAACAGATTACAGCTAAAGGTGTAGGTAATGGTATTTCCATCCTGATCTTTGGTGGTATTGCCGCAGCGATCCCAAGTGTAATATCTCAAGTGTATCAACAACAGTTTCAAAATGCCGGAGATCAATTGTTCATGAGTATTGTTAAAGTTGTATTGATTTTACTAGCTGTGTTAGCAGTTGTTGTTGGTGTTATTTTCATTCAACAAGCTGTTAGAAAGATCCCAATTCAATATGCGAAGCGTGTAACAGGAGGAAATGGTAATCATGCTGGAGCACAAAACACACATTTACCGCTTAAGGTAAATAGTGCGGGTGTTATTCCAGTAATTTTTGCTGTTTCATTCTTGATTACACCTCCAACTATTGCACAGTTCTTCCCGAAACATGACGTATCGCAGTGGATTATTGCAAACTTTAACTATTCCCACCCAGTGGGAATGATAATATATGTAGCGCTCATTGTAGCCTTCGCATACTTCTATGCATTTGTTCAGGTTAATCCAGAGCAAATGTCAGAAAACCTAAACAAGCAAGGTGGATATGTTCCAGGTATTCGTCCGGGTAAGAATACAGAACAATATCTAACAAAAATCTTGTATCGTTTGACCTTTGTAGGATCTATTTTCCTAGCAGCGATTGCAATTCTTCCAGTTATCTTTACGAAATTGGGAAATCTTCCTCCATCTGCACAGATCGGTGGAACGAGTATGTTAATCGTTGTCGGCGTTGCTTTAGAAACAATGAAGCAGCTAGAAAGCCAACTGGTAAAACGCCATTACAAAGGGTTTATCAAGCAGTGA
- a CDS encoding energy-coupling factor ABC transporter ATP-binding protein — MEITFQTVEHRYQYKTPFERRALYDVNVSFPSGGYYAIIGHTGSGKSTMIQHLNGLLQPTNGTVQIGEHLISSQKKEKKLKPLRKKVGVVFQFPEHQLFEETVEKDICFGPSNFGVSEEEARQKARDAIEIVGLDPELLARSPFELSGGQMRRVAIAGVLAMEPEVLVLDEPTAGLDPKGQHELMEMFYKLHKEQGLTVILVTHNMEDAAKYADQIVVMHKGTVFLQGTAEEVFLHADELEQIGVDLPMSLKYKRAIEEKFGISIPKATLSLEDLTHEVVQVLRKGGHESCSS; from the coding sequence TTGGAGATTACATTCCAAACAGTAGAGCATCGTTATCAATATAAAACTCCATTTGAAAGACGCGCGCTTTATGATGTAAACGTGTCGTTTCCAAGTGGGGGGTATTATGCCATTATCGGTCATACTGGTTCCGGCAAATCGACGATGATTCAACATTTAAATGGTTTATTGCAGCCGACAAATGGCACGGTCCAAATTGGGGAGCATTTGATTTCCTCACAAAAGAAAGAAAAGAAATTAAAGCCGCTACGAAAAAAAGTAGGGGTTGTCTTTCAATTTCCAGAGCATCAGTTATTTGAAGAAACAGTTGAGAAAGATATTTGTTTTGGACCCTCAAATTTCGGAGTATCGGAAGAAGAGGCAAGACAAAAGGCGAGGGATGCAATTGAGATTGTAGGATTGGATCCAGAGCTATTAGCGCGTTCGCCGTTTGAGTTAAGTGGTGGACAAATGAGACGTGTTGCAATAGCAGGCGTACTTGCGATGGAACCGGAAGTGCTTGTATTAGATGAACCCACAGCAGGGCTTGATCCTAAAGGACAGCATGAGCTTATGGAGATGTTTTATAAGCTTCATAAGGAACAGGGGCTTACAGTAATCCTTGTTACCCATAACATGGAGGATGCTGCTAAATATGCGGATCAAATTGTGGTTATGCATAAAGGAACGGTCTTTTTGCAAGGAACAGCAGAGGAAGTATTTTTACATGCAGATGAGTTAGAACAAATCGGCGTGGATCTTCCAATGTCTTTAAAGTATAAACGTGCAATTGAAGAGAAGTTTGGTATTTCGATTCCGAAGGCTACCTTATCTTTAGAGGATCTTACTCATGAAGTTGTACAGGTGTTACGAAAAGGTGGTCATGAATCATGCAGCAGTTGA
- the rpmJ gene encoding 50S ribosomal protein L36, producing the protein MKVRPSVKPICEKCKVIRRRGKVMVICENPKHKQKQG; encoded by the coding sequence ATGAAAGTAAGACCGTCAGTTAAACCAATCTGCGAAAAATGTAAAGTTATTCGTAGACGTGGAAAAGTAATGGTTATTTGTGAAAACCCTAAACATAAACAAAAACAAGGTTAA
- the rplQ gene encoding 50S ribosomal protein L17 translates to MAYRKLGRTSAQRKAMLRDLATDLIINERIQTTETRAKELRSVVEKMITLGKRGDLHARRQAASFIRNEVANAETGQDALQKLFADVAPRYAERQGGYTRIAKIGPRRGDAAPMVIIELV, encoded by the coding sequence ATGGCATACAGAAAATTAGGCCGTACAAGTGCGCAACGTAAAGCTATGTTACGTGACTTAGCTACAGATTTAATTATCAACGAGCGCATCCAAACGACAGAAACTCGTGCAAAAGAACTTCGTTCTGTAGTGGAAAAAATGATCACTTTAGGTAAACGCGGAGATCTTCATGCTCGCCGTCAAGCTGCATCTTTCATCCGCAATGAAGTTGCTAATGCTGAGACTGGTCAAGATGCACTTCAAAAATTATTCGCTGATGTAGCTCCACGCTATGCTGAGCGTCAAGGCGGATACACTCGTATTGCAAAAATTGGTCCACGTCGCGGAGACGCAGCACCAATGGTAATTATCGAGTTAGTATAA
- the rplO gene encoding 50S ribosomal protein L15, translated as MKLHELKPAEGSRKVRNRVGRGIGSGNGKTAGKGHKGQNARSGGGVRLGFEGGQTPLFRRLPKRGFTNINRKEFTIVNLATLNRFEDGTEVTPELLLETGVISKLNDGVKVLASGAVEKKLTVKAHKFSSSAKEAIEAAGGSVEVI; from the coding sequence ATGAAACTTCATGAATTAAAACCTGCAGAAGGTTCTCGTAAAGTACGTAACCGTGTCGGTCGTGGTATCGGTTCTGGTAACGGTAAAACTGCTGGTAAAGGTCATAAAGGACAAAACGCACGTTCTGGTGGCGGTGTTCGTCTTGGCTTCGAAGGTGGTCAAACTCCATTATTCCGTCGTTTACCAAAACGCGGCTTCACAAACATTAACCGTAAAGAGTTTACTATCGTAAACTTAGCAACGTTAAATCGTTTTGAAGATGGTACAGAAGTAACACCTGAATTATTGCTGGAAACTGGCGTTATCAGCAAATTAAACGACGGTGTTAAAGTTCTTGCAAGCGGAGCTGTAGAGAAAAAATTAACTGTTAAAGCGCACAAGTTCTCTTCAAGTGCTAAAGAAGCAATTGAAGCAGCTGGTGGATCAGTTGAGGTGATCTAA
- a CDS encoding energy-coupling factor ABC transporter ATP-binding protein has translation MKKEKLRTQNISFQYPGATSYALKDVSFSLYEGEWVSVIGQNGSGKSTLAKLLNGLFLPESGTIVVNDTMTLSEETVWDIRKQIGMVFQNPDNQFVGTTVQDDVVFGLENIGMPREQMVERMNQALQMVRMEEFLNEEPHSLSGGQKQRVAIAGVLALQPSILILDEATSMLDPQGRREVIETVRKLVDTKGITVLSITHDLEEAAQSDRVIILNQGEILEVGTPEQIFKSSHMLREIGLDVPFSVKIAELLKRNEIPLQNTHLTMESLVNELWRLHSKQ, from the coding sequence TTGAAAAAAGAGAAACTTCGCACGCAAAATATATCATTTCAATATCCCGGGGCAACTTCTTATGCGCTAAAAGACGTATCATTCTCTTTATATGAGGGAGAATGGGTTTCTGTAATTGGACAAAATGGTTCAGGAAAGTCTACACTTGCAAAATTATTAAATGGTTTATTTTTACCGGAATCAGGCACGATTGTTGTAAATGATACAATGACTTTATCTGAAGAAACGGTATGGGATATTCGAAAGCAAATAGGTATGGTATTTCAAAATCCAGATAATCAATTTGTCGGGACCACAGTGCAGGATGATGTTGTATTTGGTCTTGAAAATATCGGGATGCCTCGGGAACAGATGGTAGAACGGATGAATCAAGCGCTGCAGATGGTCCGAATGGAAGAGTTTCTTAATGAAGAGCCTCATTCGTTATCTGGTGGACAAAAGCAACGTGTTGCAATTGCAGGTGTGCTAGCATTGCAACCATCTATTTTAATATTGGATGAAGCAACATCGATGTTAGATCCACAAGGACGACGTGAAGTAATTGAAACGGTGAGGAAGCTTGTGGATACAAAAGGTATTACCGTGTTATCGATTACGCATGATTTGGAAGAAGCTGCACAGTCAGACCGTGTTATCATTTTGAATCAGGGAGAAATATTAGAGGTAGGTACGCCAGAGCAAATTTTCAAGTCCTCTCATATGCTTAGGGAAATCGGATTAGATGTACCATTCTCAGTGAAAATAGCAGAATTATTAAAAAGAAATGAAATTCCACTGCAAAATACGCATCTTACAATGGAAAGCTTGGTGAACGAACTTTGGAGATTACATTCCAAACAGTAG
- a CDS encoding DNA-directed RNA polymerase subunit alpha: MIEIEKPKIETVELNEDAKYGKFVIEPLERGYGTTLGNSLRRILLSSLPGAAVTAIQIDGVLHEFSTVEGVVEDVTTIILNLKKLALKIYSEEEKTLEIDVQGEGIVTAADITHDSDVEILNPDLYIATLAKDAHFRVRLTAKRGRGYTPADANKSEDQPIGVIPIDSIYTPVSRVTYQVEKTRVGQVANYDKLTLDVWTDGSIGPKEAISLGAKILTEHLNIFVGLTDEAQNAEIMVEKEEDQKEKVLEMTIEELDLSVRSYNCLKRAGINTVQELANKTEEDMMKVRNLGRKSLEEVKHKLEELGLGLRKDD; encoded by the coding sequence ATGATTGAAATTGAAAAACCGAAAATCGAAACGGTTGAACTTAACGAAGATGCTAAATATGGTAAATTCGTGATTGAACCGCTTGAGCGTGGATATGGTACTACTTTGGGTAACTCCTTACGTCGTATTCTTTTATCCTCACTCCCTGGTGCCGCTGTAACTGCTATCCAAATTGATGGCGTATTACACGAATTTTCAACAGTTGAGGGCGTAGTAGAGGACGTTACGACGATCATCTTAAACTTGAAAAAGTTAGCTCTTAAAATCTACTCTGAAGAAGAGAAGACGTTGGAAATCGATGTACAGGGCGAAGGTATTGTCACAGCTGCTGATATTACTCACGATAGTGATGTTGAAATCTTAAATCCAGATTTATACATTGCGACGTTAGCAAAAGATGCGCATTTCCGCGTGCGTTTAACTGCAAAGCGTGGCCGTGGGTATACGCCAGCTGATGCAAATAAAAGCGAAGATCAACCAATAGGAGTTATTCCTATTGATTCTATTTATACTCCAGTATCACGTGTGACTTACCAAGTGGAAAAGACACGTGTCGGACAAGTGGCAAATTATGATAAGCTTACGCTTGATGTATGGACGGATGGAAGCATCGGGCCAAAAGAAGCTATCTCTTTAGGTGCCAAAATCTTAACTGAGCATTTAAATATCTTCGTTGGTTTAACTGATGAAGCACAAAATGCTGAGATTATGGTCGAGAAGGAAGAAGATCAAAAAGAAAAAGTTCTAGAAATGACTATTGAAGAACTTGATCTTTCTGTTCGTTCTTATAATTGCTTAAAACGTGCAGGAATTAATACTGTACAAGAGCTTGCGAACAAAACAGAAGAAGATATGATGAAAGTTCGTAACTTAGGACGTAAATCCTTAGAAGAAGTTAAGCATAAGCTTGAGGAATTAGGTTTAGGCTTACGTAAAGACGACTGA
- a CDS encoding energy-coupling factor transporter transmembrane component T family protein: MQQLIIGRYIPGRSLIHQLDPRAKLLIVFLYVFVVFLANNAISYGLLFLYALIALFFAKVPIRYVLSGLKPILWIFLFTFFLHIFTNKEGDVLLELGWFSIHEKGLEQGIYISIRFFVIILMTTLLTLTTTPIEITDGMETLLKPLKRIKVPVHEIALMMSISLRFIPTLMDETSKIMKAQASRGIDFSGGPIKDRLKAVISLLVPLFISAFKRAEDLAIAMEARGYQSGEGRSKFRQLRWKTSDTLTIVSLLCLACILAWVRS, from the coding sequence ATGCAGCAGTTGATTATTGGGAGATATATTCCAGGTAGGTCACTCATTCATCAACTTGATCCACGTGCGAAGCTGTTGATTGTCTTTTTATATGTATTTGTTGTCTTTTTAGCAAATAATGCGATTTCATATGGACTTTTATTTTTATATGCACTCATTGCTTTATTTTTTGCAAAAGTGCCGATTCGTTATGTACTTTCGGGCTTAAAACCAATCTTATGGATTTTTCTGTTTACCTTTTTTCTGCATATTTTTACAAATAAAGAAGGGGATGTACTGCTTGAGCTTGGTTGGTTTTCGATACATGAAAAGGGATTAGAGCAAGGGATATATATTTCTATACGCTTCTTTGTCATTATTTTAATGACGACATTATTAACGTTAACAACAACACCAATTGAAATTACTGATGGTATGGAAACATTGTTAAAGCCATTAAAGCGTATAAAGGTTCCTGTTCATGAAATTGCATTGATGATGTCTATTTCTCTTCGTTTTATTCCAACATTAATGGATGAGACGAGTAAAATTATGAAAGCACAAGCATCCCGTGGTATTGATTTTTCTGGTGGGCCGATAAAGGATCGATTAAAGGCGGTTATTTCTTTGCTTGTACCGCTTTTTATTAGTGCTTTTAAGCGTGCTGAGGACTTAGCGATTGCAATGGAAGCGCGTGGGTATCAAAGTGGTGAAGGACGTTCTAAATTTAGGCAGCTACGCTGGAAAACAAGCGATACGTTAACGATAGTAAGTTTACTTTGTTTAGCATGTATTCTAGCATGGGTGCGATCGTAA
- the map gene encoding type I methionyl aminopeptidase gives MIICKTPREIEIMREAGKIVALTHQELKKHITPGITTKELDQIAEKTIRKYGATPSFKGYNGFPGSICASVNEELVHGIPGKRKLQEGDIISIDIGAKYNGYHGDSAWTYPVGNISESVQKLLDVTEKSLYLGLEQIKPGVRLSNVSHAVQTYAEDNGFSIVREYVGHGIGQDLHEDPQIPHYGPPNKGPRLKPGMVICVEPMVNQGRRYVKTLSDDWTVVTVDGKWCAHFEHTIALTEAGYEILTTL, from the coding sequence ATGATCATTTGCAAAACTCCTCGCGAGATAGAAATCATGCGAGAAGCTGGCAAGATCGTTGCTTTAACTCATCAAGAGTTGAAAAAGCATATTACTCCAGGAATTACAACGAAAGAGCTCGATCAAATAGCGGAAAAGACGATTCGAAAATATGGTGCTACGCCATCTTTTAAAGGATACAACGGATTTCCGGGAAGCATCTGTGCTTCTGTAAATGAAGAGCTTGTACATGGGATTCCAGGTAAGCGCAAGCTCCAAGAAGGTGATATCATCAGTATCGATATTGGTGCGAAATACAATGGGTACCATGGAGATTCTGCGTGGACGTATCCAGTAGGAAACATTTCTGAATCTGTTCAAAAGCTACTTGATGTCACAGAAAAATCGTTGTATCTTGGTCTAGAACAAATAAAACCAGGCGTGAGATTATCAAATGTTTCACATGCAGTTCAAACGTATGCTGAAGATAATGGATTCTCGATCGTTAGGGAGTATGTTGGTCACGGAATCGGGCAAGACTTACATGAGGACCCTCAGATCCCGCACTACGGTCCACCAAATAAAGGTCCTAGATTAAAGCCGGGAATGGTCATCTGTGTCGAACCGATGGTGAACCAAGGAAGACGATATGTAAAAACACTATCTGATGACTGGACAGTGGTAACGGTAGATGGTAAATGGTGTGCACATTTTGAGCACACGATTGCTCTTACAGAAGCAGGATACGAAATCCTTACCACTTTATAA
- the rpsI gene encoding 30S ribosomal protein S9 produces the protein MAQVQYYGTGRRKSSVARVRLVPGEGRVIINGRDFENYIPFAALREVVKQPLVATETLGNYDVLVNVNGGGYTGQAGAIRHGISRALLKADPEYRLTLKRAGLLTRDARMKERKKYGLKGARRAPQFSKR, from the coding sequence TTGGCACAGGTACAATACTATGGTACTGGACGTCGTAAGAGTTCAGTAGCACGCGTACGCCTAGTTCCAGGCGAAGGACGCGTTATCATTAACGGTCGTGATTTTGAAAACTATATCCCATTTGCTGCATTACGTGAAGTAGTGAAACAACCTCTAGTTGCAACAGAAACTTTAGGTAACTACGATGTACTTGTAAACGTAAATGGTGGTGGATACACTGGTCAAGCTGGTGCTATTCGTCACGGTATCTCTCGCGCTTTATTAAAAGCTGACCCAGAATACCGTCTAACATTAAAACGTGCAGGTCTATTAACTCGTGACGCACGTATGAAAGAGCGTAAAAAATACGGTCTTAAAGGCGCACGTCGTGCACCTCAGTTCTCAAAACGTTAA
- a CDS encoding DUF2521 family protein — translation MNVIVSLQEKQKEKQLKYERKMLRELSLKTLRSNIRDAFDMKELHRQYEDYCIELGIESYLLGARYSKFGYYGESFFDVKYRALEEEQQLTEMLFQFLTSMTMREIESNDKELLYESCEQFISSWWREGYEKGERRYRLKLH, via the coding sequence ATGAATGTCATTGTTAGCTTACAAGAAAAACAAAAAGAAAAGCAGTTGAAATATGAACGGAAGATGCTTCGCGAACTATCATTAAAAACATTAAGATCTAATATTCGTGATGCCTTCGATATGAAAGAGCTGCACAGACAGTACGAGGATTATTGTATTGAACTTGGAATTGAATCGTACTTATTAGGAGCAAGATATAGCAAATTTGGCTATTATGGTGAATCTTTTTTTGATGTGAAATATAGAGCTTTAGAAGAGGAGCAGCAATTAACAGAAATGTTGTTTCAATTTTTAACAAGCATGACCATGCGGGAGATAGAATCAAACGATAAGGAGTTGCTGTATGAGTCCTGTGAACAGTTTATTAGTTCATGGTGGCGCGAAGGATATGAAAAGGGTGAAAGAAGATATCGTTTAAAGCTGCATTAA
- the infA gene encoding translation initiation factor IF-1 produces MAKDDVIEVEGTVLETLPNAMFKVELENGHVVLAHVSGKIRMNFIRILPGDKVTVELSPYDLNRGRITYRFK; encoded by the coding sequence ATGGCTAAAGATGATGTAATTGAAGTCGAAGGTACCGTTCTTGAAACGTTGCCAAATGCTATGTTCAAAGTAGAATTAGAGAATGGGCATGTCGTATTGGCTCACGTTTCTGGTAAAATCCGTATGAACTTCATTCGGATTTTACCAGGAGACAAAGTTACGGTAGAATTATCTCCGTACGATTTAAATCGTGGTCGTATTACGTACCGTTTTAAATAA
- the truA gene encoding tRNA pseudouridine(38-40) synthase TruA codes for MERIKCTVAYDGINFCGYQIQPQHRTVQQEIEKALQKLHKGELVRVQASGRTDSTVHARGQVIHFDTPLSLEEWQWMNALNTMLPDDIVVRQVEKKTEDFHARYGVERKEYRYRVLLSKNADVFRRNYVYQYPYPLEIESIRKAIPYFIGTHDFTSFCSTKTDKKDKVRTIYEIDLMEQDDELIFRFVGNGFLYNMVRIIVGTLLSIGQGKMVPDSIPEILKKQDRRFAGKMVPGHGLYLWQVNYNN; via the coding sequence ATGGAAAGAATAAAATGTACAGTTGCATATGATGGCATCAATTTTTGCGGTTATCAAATTCAACCGCAGCATCGTACTGTTCAACAAGAAATAGAGAAAGCTCTGCAAAAGTTGCATAAAGGAGAGCTTGTTCGTGTTCAGGCATCAGGACGAACAGATTCTACTGTTCATGCAAGAGGACAGGTTATTCATTTTGACACACCGTTGTCTCTTGAAGAATGGCAATGGATGAATGCCTTAAATACGATGCTGCCAGACGATATAGTTGTCAGGCAAGTAGAGAAAAAAACAGAAGATTTTCATGCACGCTATGGTGTTGAGAGAAAAGAATATCGCTACCGTGTATTATTATCTAAAAATGCTGATGTATTCCGTAGAAATTACGTATACCAGTATCCATATCCACTTGAGATAGAATCTATAAGAAAAGCAATTCCTTATTTTATTGGAACACATGATTTCACTTCGTTTTGTTCGACAAAAACTGACAAAAAGGATAAAGTGCGAACAATTTATGAAATAGATTTAATGGAACAAGATGATGAGTTAATTTTTCGTTTTGTAGGTAATGGATTTTTATATAATATGGTTCGAATTATTGTTGGTACACTACTTAGCATAGGACAAGGAAAGATGGTTCCTGACAGCATTCCAGAGATTTTAAAAAAACAAGATCGTCGTTTTGCAGGGAAGATGGTGCCAGGGCATGGGCTTTATTTATGGCAGGTAAACTATAACAACTAA
- the rpsM gene encoding 30S ribosomal protein S13 — translation MARIAGVDIPRDKRVVISLTYVFGIGRTTAEKILAEAGVSEETRVRDLTEDELGRIRDIVDRVKVEGDLRREVSLNIKRLMEIGSYRGLRHRRGLPVRGQNSKNNARTRKGPRRTVANKKK, via the coding sequence ATGGCACGTATCGCAGGTGTAGATATTCCTCGTGACAAGCGCGTTGTTATTTCTTTAACTTACGTATTCGGCATTGGTCGCACAACTGCTGAAAAAATTCTTGCTGAAGCTGGTGTTTCTGAAGAAACACGAGTTCGTGATTTAACGGAAGACGAATTAGGACGTATCCGTGACATCGTAGACCGCGTTAAAGTTGAGGGAGACCTTCGTCGTGAAGTTTCTCTTAACATTAAACGTCTAATGGAGATCGGTTCTTACCGTGGTCTTCGTCACCGTCGTGGTTTACCAGTTCGTGGTCAAAATTCTAAAAATAATGCTCGTACGCGTAAAGGTCCACGTCGTACAGTAGCAAATAAAAAGAAATAA
- the rplM gene encoding 50S ribosomal protein L13, with translation MRTTFMAKANEVERKWYVVDAEGQTLGRLASEVASILRGKNKPTFTPHVDTGDHVIIINAEKIHLTGNKLNDKIYYRHTNHPGGLKQRTALEMRTNYPVQMLELAIKGMLPKGRLGRQVSKKLNVYAGAEHPHQAQKPEVYELRG, from the coding sequence ATGCGTACGACTTTTATGGCAAAAGCTAACGAAGTTGAGCGTAAATGGTATGTGGTTGACGCTGAAGGTCAAACTTTAGGTCGCCTTGCTAGTGAAGTAGCATCCATTTTACGTGGTAAAAACAAACCAACATTTACACCACACGTTGACACGGGTGATCATGTAATTATTATTAACGCTGAGAAAATTCATTTAACAGGTAATAAATTAAACGATAAAATTTACTACCGTCACACTAACCACCCAGGTGGACTTAAACAAAGAACAGCTCTAGAAATGCGTACAAACTATCCTGTACAAATGTTAGAGCTTGCAATTAAAGGCATGCTTCCAAAAGGACGTTTAGGACGTCAAGTGTCTAAAAAATTAAATGTGTATGCTGGAGCTGAGCATCCACACCAAGCACAAAAACCAGAAGTTTACGAACTTCGCGGATAA
- the rpsK gene encoding 30S ribosomal protein S11 — protein MARKTNTRKKRVKKNIEAGIAHIRSTFNNTIVTLTDTHGNALSWSSAGALGFRGSRKSTPFAAQMAAETAAKVAMEHGLKTLEVTVKGPGAGREAAIRALQAAGLEVTAIRDVTPVPHNGCRPPKRRRV, from the coding sequence ATGGCACGTAAAACAAACACTCGTAAAAAACGTGTGAAAAAGAATATTGAAGCTGGTATTGCTCATATTCGTTCTACTTTCAACAACACAATCGTAACACTTACAGATACTCACGGTAACGCACTTTCTTGGTCTAGTGCTGGTGCACTTGGTTTCCGTGGATCTCGTAAATCTACTCCATTCGCTGCGCAAATGGCTGCTGAAACTGCTGCTAAAGTTGCAATGGAGCATGGTTTAAAAACTTTAGAGGTTACTGTAAAAGGTCCTGGTGCTGGTCGTGAAGCTGCAATTCGTGCTCTTCAAGCTGCAGGTCTAGAAGTAACAGCAATCAGAGATGTTACTCCAGTTCCTCATAATGGATGTCGTCCGCCAAAACGTCGTCGTGTTTAA
- a CDS encoding adenylate kinase produces MNLILMGLPGAGKGTQAEQIVAKYNIPHISTGDMFRAAMKAETELGLQAKSFIDKGALVPDEVTIGIVRERLSQEDCVKGFLLDGFPRTVAQASALEEIMKDLGKKIDYVLNINVDSGLLLKRLTGRRICKECGATYHLEFNPPAKADVCDKCGGELYQRSDDNEETVANRLEVNIKQTKPLLDFYEELGYLQSINGEQDINKVFADIDVLIGDLA; encoded by the coding sequence ATGAACTTAATTTTAATGGGGCTTCCTGGTGCTGGTAAAGGTACACAAGCCGAACAGATTGTTGCCAAGTATAACATCCCTCACATCTCAACAGGAGATATGTTCCGTGCAGCTATGAAGGCTGAAACTGAACTTGGTTTACAAGCAAAGTCCTTTATTGATAAAGGTGCGCTTGTTCCAGATGAAGTTACAATCGGAATTGTTCGTGAACGTTTAAGTCAAGAAGACTGTGTAAAAGGCTTCTTACTAGATGGTTTCCCACGAACAGTTGCACAGGCATCTGCACTTGAAGAGATTATGAAAGATCTTGGCAAAAAAATCGACTATGTTTTAAACATTAATGTGGATTCAGGATTGCTATTAAAACGTCTTACAGGCCGTCGTATTTGTAAAGAGTGCGGTGCGACTTACCACTTAGAATTCAATCCGCCAGCAAAAGCTGACGTGTGCGATAAATGTGGTGGCGAATTATATCAACGCTCTGATGACAATGAAGAAACTGTAGCGAATCGTTTAGAGGTAAATATTAAGCAAACAAAACCTTTGCTTGATTTCTATGAAGAGCTTGGTTACTTACAAAGCATTAATGGTGAGCAAGATATCAATAAGGTATTTGCTGATATTGATGTTCTCATTGGAGACTTAGCGTAA